The Amylolactobacillus amylophilus DSM 20533 = JCM 1125 genome contains a region encoding:
- a CDS encoding D-alanyl-D-alanine carboxypeptidase family protein has product MKKKLIQIILVITMFLGVGATTAVKVEAAEPKIDAKAALAVDLETGRVLLKQNADESLPIASITKMVTLYLVQDAIKSGQIKQDDTIKVPADIAKFSQDPALSNVPLTAGESYTVEELYESGWIYSSNAAAMLLADRVAGSQAKFVKMMQQQLEKWDINDAQIVNVSGLNNENIPAKLRVKGTDAKAENKMSAVDLAVVARHLLKKYPEILNITKIAEKVFDKGGVDEFTMHSFNRMLPNQVDSYADLTVDGLKTGTTDAAGESFVGTTKEGGYRILTVVMDAGGAKDDKGKRFKVTAQVMRHVYANWTKKTVYEKGDTSIVKPVKLKYGKEKSVKLESKQPVVVWTHNDTTDKTKIVLNKTKVNSAKKGEVFGTIKVQDDGLGYLPGLSGDAQLVATKNVKEKNIFEKLAQGIGEFFGNLF; this is encoded by the coding sequence GTGAAAAAGAAACTAATTCAAATTATTTTAGTCATTACAATGTTTTTAGGGGTGGGCGCGACAACAGCCGTCAAAGTAGAAGCCGCAGAGCCGAAGATTGATGCTAAGGCCGCACTAGCGGTGGACCTAGAAACCGGACGGGTATTACTCAAACAGAATGCAGATGAATCTTTGCCAATTGCCTCAATCACCAAGATGGTAACCCTCTACTTGGTTCAAGATGCGATTAAGTCGGGTCAAATCAAGCAGGATGACACAATCAAGGTACCTGCAGATATTGCTAAATTTAGTCAGGATCCCGCCCTGTCGAATGTTCCCTTGACTGCAGGCGAAAGTTACACGGTGGAGGAGCTGTATGAATCTGGCTGGATCTATTCATCAAATGCAGCCGCGATGCTACTAGCAGACCGGGTTGCGGGCTCACAAGCTAAGTTTGTTAAGATGATGCAACAACAACTGGAGAAGTGGGACATAAACGATGCGCAGATTGTCAATGTCAGCGGCTTAAATAACGAGAATATTCCGGCAAAATTGCGTGTCAAAGGCACAGATGCTAAGGCCGAGAACAAGATGTCTGCGGTTGACTTAGCGGTAGTTGCCAGACACTTACTCAAGAAATACCCTGAGATTTTGAACATTACGAAGATCGCCGAAAAGGTATTTGACAAGGGCGGTGTGGATGAATTTACAATGCACAGTTTTAACCGGATGCTACCTAACCAGGTTGACAGCTATGCTGATCTCACAGTTGATGGCTTGAAGACAGGAACGACAGACGCTGCCGGTGAATCCTTTGTTGGTACCACAAAGGAAGGTGGGTACCGCATTCTGACTGTTGTGATGGATGCAGGTGGCGCTAAGGACGACAAGGGTAAGCGATTCAAAGTAACTGCGCAAGTAATGCGGCACGTGTATGCTAATTGGACGAAGAAGACGGTCTACGAAAAGGGTGACACTAGTATTGTCAAGCCTGTCAAGTTGAAGTATGGCAAGGAAAAGTCCGTTAAGCTTGAGTCTAAGCAGCCGGTTGTCGTCTGGACCCACAATGACACCACAGACAAGACAAAGATCGTTCTGAACAAGACAAAGGTAAATTCTGCTAAGAAGGGCGAAGTATTCGGCACAATTAAAGTACAGGATGACGGATTAGGATACCTACCTGGTCTTAGTGGCGATGCTCAACTGGTTGCGACCAAGAACGTCAAAGAGAAGAACATTTTCGAGAAGCTGGCCCAAGGAATTGGTGAGTTTTTTGGTAATTTATTCTAA
- a CDS encoding UDP-N-acetylmuramoyl-L-alanyl-D-glutamate--2,6-diaminopimelate ligase, which yields MAISLDACILILKEHHILKSSAIQDALPTKMQSVSYDSRKVEVDTLFFCKGKNFRPTFLTMAKNSGAICYVAEQPYPEGKGMHALIVRNVQKAMSLLSAAFYGFPQDDLYVVAYTGTKGKTTSAYLLKGILDQQNGGTTALFSSVDRVVGPRPDQKFKSDLTTPESLDLFRDMRTAVDNGMTHLVMEVSSQAYKKSRVFGLTYDLGFFLNITPDHIGPNEHPNFEDYLHSKLQLMVNSRKCIINAETDYLADVYAAAKATTNPDSIYLFSSNDFLQPAGLPTVDVRVDNIESDMHESRFELYTATDKTKDLGIDGEYELSLIGDFNELNATAAIIAGGLAGVKHDTAASGIKDVRIPGRMQTLKTKDHGEVVVDYAHNLASMEALLSFLKREFSSPRVVVVVGSPGDKGVSRRAGFSQALTEYADVAYLTTDDPGYEDPLDIAREIDAGIDHSKVQVTIELDRAKAIKTAIENSQPGEIVVLAGKGEDMMQKVRGIDKPYASDLAIAKRVIAEL from the coding sequence ATGGCAATTTCATTAGATGCATGTATTTTAATCTTAAAGGAGCATCACATATTAAAAAGTAGTGCAATCCAAGATGCATTGCCTACAAAGATGCAGTCCGTGAGCTACGACTCCCGTAAGGTGGAGGTGGACACACTTTTCTTCTGTAAAGGTAAGAATTTCCGCCCGACATTTTTGACGATGGCCAAGAACAGCGGAGCGATTTGCTATGTAGCTGAGCAGCCCTATCCAGAGGGTAAGGGGATGCACGCATTAATCGTGCGCAATGTGCAAAAAGCGATGTCGCTGTTATCGGCCGCGTTCTACGGTTTCCCCCAGGATGATCTGTACGTTGTTGCTTATACGGGAACTAAGGGTAAGACGACCTCTGCTTATTTATTAAAGGGGATCCTCGATCAGCAAAATGGTGGGACAACGGCGCTGTTTAGCTCTGTCGACCGTGTCGTCGGGCCAAGACCTGATCAGAAATTTAAGTCTGACCTGACTACACCAGAGTCACTCGATTTATTCCGCGATATGCGTACTGCCGTTGATAATGGGATGACGCACCTTGTAATGGAGGTTTCTTCACAGGCATATAAGAAGAGTCGGGTGTTTGGTTTGACCTACGACCTCGGATTCTTCCTGAATATCACACCTGATCATATTGGACCAAACGAGCACCCAAATTTCGAAGACTACCTGCACTCTAAACTGCAATTGATGGTCAACTCACGCAAGTGCATCATCAACGCAGAAACTGACTATCTGGCTGATGTGTACGCTGCGGCAAAGGCCACAACGAATCCTGATAGCATTTATCTATTTAGCAGTAATGACTTCCTCCAGCCTGCAGGGCTTCCAACCGTTGATGTCCGGGTTGACAATATTGAAAGTGACATGCATGAGAGTCGCTTTGAATTGTACACGGCCACTGACAAAACCAAAGATTTAGGAATTGATGGTGAGTACGAGTTGAGTCTTATTGGGGACTTCAATGAGTTAAACGCAACTGCTGCGATTATTGCTGGTGGACTTGCCGGTGTCAAACATGATACTGCGGCTTCTGGGATTAAGGACGTAAGGATTCCAGGAAGGATGCAAACCTTGAAGACCAAGGATCACGGTGAAGTGGTCGTTGATTATGCCCACAATCTGGCAAGTATGGAGGCACTACTCTCATTCTTGAAACGTGAATTCAGTAGTCCGCGCGTGGTCGTAGTAGTTGGCTCACCTGGAGATAAAGGTGTTTCTAGAAGAGCCGGATTTAGCCAGGCGTTGACGGAGTACGCCGATGTGGCCTACCTGACGACTGATGATCCTGGTTACGAGGATCCGCTCGATATCGCACGTGAGATTGATGCTGGCATTGATCACAGCAAGGTCCAGGTGACCATTGAGCTTGATCGTGCTAAGGCGATTAAGACGGCGATTGAGAATAGTCAACCCGGCGAGATTGTCGTATTAGCTGGTAAGGGTGAAGATATGATGCAAAAAGTGCGAGGAATTGACAAGCCGTATGCATCTGATCTCGCAATTGCTAAACGCGTTATTGCAGAATTATAG
- a CDS encoding aspartate/glutamate racemase family protein, whose amino-acid sequence MKKFFTVIGGMGTISTESYLRLINHRLTITRDQDYLDYILVNHASVPDRTSYILDHTKPSFLPDLLEDVAQQSQLNPEFMVIICNTAHYFYDELQDVTDVPLLHMPRIATNQLNELYPQIKKVGLIATRGTITDGIYKDEIRRVGKEVELGGPEIQPLVDELIYDHIKEKGEVDAALYHRILAKMHDDYGVDVVVLGCTELSLAQELAPDHPYEVIDAQSIIADVTIEAATAIRQGKATADALAKYLN is encoded by the coding sequence ATGAAGAAATTTTTTACAGTGATTGGTGGGATGGGCACTATTTCGACAGAAAGTTACCTCAGGCTGATTAACCATCGACTTACAATTACCAGGGATCAAGATTACTTAGACTATATCCTGGTGAATCATGCCAGTGTGCCTGACCGGACAAGTTATATCTTGGACCACACTAAACCAAGCTTTCTGCCTGATCTACTGGAGGATGTGGCACAACAAAGTCAGCTGAATCCTGAGTTCATGGTGATTATCTGCAATACGGCACACTATTTCTACGATGAATTACAGGATGTGACGGATGTCCCGCTTCTTCATATGCCAAGGATTGCAACCAATCAACTAAATGAATTATATCCGCAAATTAAAAAAGTGGGACTGATTGCTACGCGCGGCACCATCACCGATGGGATATATAAGGACGAGATTCGCCGTGTTGGCAAGGAGGTTGAACTCGGTGGACCCGAGATTCAGCCGCTCGTTGACGAACTGATTTACGACCACATCAAGGAGAAGGGCGAAGTCGATGCCGCATTGTATCACCGGATCCTGGCCAAGATGCACGACGATTATGGCGTCGATGTTGTAGTACTCGGTTGTACGGAGTTGTCGTTAGCCCAAGAATTGGCGCCTGATCACCCATATGAGGTCATAGATGCGCAAAGTATTATTGCCGACGTGACCATCGAAGCCGCGACCGCTATTCGTCAGGGTAAGGCAACAGCGGATGCGCTGGCAAAGTATTTAAATTAG
- a CDS encoding GNAT family N-acetyltransferase, producing MNAGIKIERERLSAKEYIDFLKRTDLGSQYPKERFEERISQLVDNVSISLVARNKNGLVVGVLFALTDFVYWLYVTDLGVDRDYEGQGIGRTLMKMSHDMAGGEKNIAVYLIANENAIPFYKKLGMKKSEDVMQYNHIEWTNFKVE from the coding sequence ATGAATGCAGGAATAAAAATTGAACGAGAACGTTTGTCTGCAAAAGAATATATAGATTTTCTTAAGCGTACCGACTTAGGGTCGCAATATCCAAAAGAACGTTTTGAAGAAAGAATATCCCAACTTGTTGACAATGTGTCAATTAGTCTCGTTGCAAGAAATAAGAACGGTTTAGTTGTTGGTGTTCTATTTGCTTTGACAGATTTTGTGTATTGGCTTTACGTGACAGATTTAGGCGTTGACAGGGATTATGAAGGGCAAGGGATAGGCAGAACACTTATGAAGATGTCACATGATATGGCTGGCGGTGAGAAGAATATTGCGGTTTACTTAATTGCGAATGAAAATGCTATTCCATTCTATAAAAAACTTGGAATGAAAAAATCAGAAGATGTCATGCAGTATAACCATATTGAATGGACTAATTTCAAAGTAGAGTAA
- a CDS encoding MFS transporter: METTVTDHSLSTNQKWTIASTSAGFALENMDVMFLSFALSSIIADLHLSGAQAGLISSITNLGMLAGGILFGLIADKFGRVRTFTYTVFIFALATGAIYFTKNIYFLYIMRFIAGIGAGGEYGVGITLIAESFDHKKIGKMTSIAAIGGQIGAIFAAVMASIIIPKLGWQALFLLGLIPVALTYFIRRHLSESPEFIASKAVPAESKVKISIGSLFRTPKLAFQTSALMFMVFVQIAGYFGLMNWLPSIMQQKLGLSVSGSSIWMIATIIGMIIGMMTFGHILDFFGPRRAFGIFLIASALSVFSINLVYNEISLLIAGAILGFFSNGMFGGYGAVISRLYPTEIRSTANNVIVNVGRAIGGFSSVAIGFLMDFYNLVVVMGFLSVLYLLSFIVMLSIGNLKGLSIRNK, encoded by the coding sequence ATGGAAACAACTGTTACAGACCACTCGTTGTCAACAAACCAGAAGTGGACGATTGCATCAACCTCGGCAGGATTCGCGCTCGAGAACATGGACGTCATGTTCCTCTCATTCGCGCTTTCCTCAATTATCGCTGATTTACACCTCAGCGGCGCCCAGGCTGGGCTCATCTCGTCCATCACCAATCTCGGAATGTTAGCGGGTGGTATTTTATTTGGTCTCATCGCGGATAAGTTTGGCCGCGTGAGGACCTTTACATATACCGTCTTCATCTTTGCGCTTGCAACGGGGGCCATTTACTTCACCAAGAATATTTATTTCCTGTACATCATGCGCTTCATCGCCGGTATCGGCGCCGGTGGTGAGTATGGCGTTGGCATCACACTCATTGCCGAGAGCTTTGATCACAAAAAGATTGGAAAGATGACTTCCATTGCGGCGATCGGTGGCCAAATCGGCGCAATTTTCGCAGCCGTGATGGCCTCGATCATCATTCCCAAACTAGGTTGGCAAGCCCTATTTCTGCTCGGACTCATTCCCGTTGCACTAACTTACTTCATTCGTCGCCACCTCAGCGAGAGCCCCGAATTCATCGCCTCTAAAGCTGTGCCTGCGGAGAGCAAAGTCAAAATTAGCATCGGTTCGTTGTTTAGAACCCCGAAGCTGGCCTTTCAAACTAGTGCTTTGATGTTCATGGTTTTCGTGCAGATTGCAGGCTACTTTGGCCTGATGAACTGGTTACCCTCAATCATGCAACAGAAGCTGGGCCTGTCCGTTTCAGGCTCCTCAATTTGGATGATTGCCACCATCATCGGCATGATCATCGGGATGATGACTTTCGGTCATATCCTGGATTTCTTCGGGCCAAGACGCGCCTTTGGTATCTTCCTCATCGCCTCTGCCCTCTCGGTTTTCAGCATCAATCTTGTTTATAACGAAATCTCACTGTTGATTGCGGGCGCAATCCTTGGCTTCTTCTCAAACGGCATGTTTGGCGGCTACGGCGCGGTAATTAGTCGCCTCTATCCCACAGAGATTCGTTCGACTGCCAATAACGTCATCGTGAACGTCGGCCGGGCAATTGGCGGGTTCTCATCCGTCGCCATCGGCTTTTTAATGGATTTCTACAACTTGGTTGTGGTCATGGGCTTCCTGAGTGTACTCTACCTCCTGAGCTTCATCGTCATGCTGAGTATTGGCAACCTGAAGGGCCTCTCCATCAGAAACAAGTGA
- the pyrF gene encoding orotidine-5'-phosphate decarboxylase produces the protein MRPIFIALDFKNRTEVWNFLAEFPELDGLAVKVGMELFYMEGPDFVRELIARGLRVFLDLKLYDIPHTVEQAMSQLGRLGVSYVTVHGSGGAEMLQAAKRGLVKGSQELGVVGPKLLAITQLTSMSEHQLKSEQLVNATMAESVVHLARLAYENGADGVIAAAVEDELIHQATSSAFLTINPGIRLENDAQDDQKRVVTPSQAVSLGSDGIVVGRSITSSTNPVATYQLIKQEWERK, from the coding sequence ATGCGACCGATATTTATTGCGCTGGATTTCAAAAACCGGACTGAAGTCTGGAATTTTCTCGCCGAATTTCCTGAGCTAGATGGATTGGCAGTCAAGGTGGGCATGGAGTTGTTCTATATGGAAGGCCCTGATTTCGTCCGTGAGCTGATTGCCAGGGGGCTACGCGTCTTTCTGGATTTGAAATTGTATGATATTCCCCATACAGTTGAACAGGCAATGAGCCAGCTAGGTCGACTAGGTGTCTCTTACGTCACCGTTCACGGCAGTGGTGGGGCTGAGATGCTCCAGGCAGCTAAGCGGGGACTGGTTAAGGGGAGTCAAGAACTTGGTGTGGTGGGACCGAAACTTCTCGCAATCACACAGCTAACCTCCATGAGTGAGCATCAGCTTAAGTCTGAGCAGCTAGTCAATGCCACGATGGCAGAGTCCGTTGTTCATCTAGCACGGCTAGCATACGAGAACGGCGCTGATGGCGTGATTGCTGCCGCCGTTGAGGATGAGTTAATTCACCAAGCAACGAGTAGTGCATTCCTGACGATTAATCCGGGCATCAGGCTCGAAAACGATGCGCAGGATGATCAGAAACGAGTTGTGACGCCAAGCCAGGCAGTTTCACTTGGTAGCGATGGGATCGTGGTCGGCCGTTCAATCACGAGCTCAACGAATCCAGTCGCGACATACCAACTAATCAAACAAGAATGGGAGCGAAAATAA
- the pyrE gene encoding orotate phosphoribosyltransferase, with protein sequence MRVATQVAHDLLHIGAVTLEPAKPFVWASGIKAPIYTDNRLIIGFPEERMYIANCLADLIKRRYPTATVIGGVATAGIPHAALVAERLNLPMIYVRSKAKDHGTNSQIEGKLNATDQVVLIDDLISTGGSVLAAAEVVQATGATVAGVAAIFTYELPDSLTNFTNANIRLQTLTTYTDLIETVNSEGDMSDADLALVRTWKDDPWGYGRAVSAI encoded by the coding sequence ATGAGAGTAGCAACGCAGGTAGCACACGATTTATTACATATTGGGGCTGTGACACTGGAACCGGCCAAGCCGTTTGTTTGGGCAAGTGGTATTAAGGCACCAATCTACACTGATAATCGCCTCATCATCGGCTTTCCAGAGGAGCGAATGTACATCGCTAACTGTCTCGCAGACTTGATTAAGAGGCGTTATCCGACGGCGACGGTCATTGGTGGTGTGGCTACCGCAGGTATACCACACGCGGCACTGGTAGCTGAGCGGCTCAATCTGCCAATGATCTATGTTCGTTCAAAGGCGAAGGATCATGGGACAAATAGCCAAATTGAGGGTAAGCTGAACGCAACGGATCAGGTGGTACTAATAGACGATTTGATTTCGACCGGCGGCAGCGTGCTGGCCGCAGCGGAGGTTGTCCAGGCGACCGGGGCCACGGTGGCGGGTGTTGCAGCTATTTTCACCTATGAGCTACCAGATAGTTTGACCAATTTCACCAACGCCAATATTCGCCTCCAGACACTGACGACATATACTGATTTAATTGAGACGGTGAATTCGGAAGGAGATATGAGTGATGCTGATTTGGCTCTAGTCCGCACGTGGAAAGATGATCCTTGGGGTTACGGGCGGGCAGTTAGCGCCATTTAG
- a CDS encoding amino acid ABC transporter ATP-binding protein has product MENNIKVKVNDLHKYYGKNKVLKGIDLEIKDGEVVCMIGPSGSGKSTFLRCLNRLEDPTSGQIVIDGYDISDKKTNIDKVRQNIGMVFQHFNLFPHLTVLQNIMLAPVDLKKDTKEEARTKAFKYLEIVDLADKADAKPASLSGGQKQRVAIARALAMQPDIMLFDEPTSALDPEMVGDVLDVMKRLAADGMTMVVVTHEMGFAKQVADRVVFFEDGVIKEDGNPEQIFDHPQAPETKRFLDKVLNI; this is encoded by the coding sequence ATGGAGAATAATATCAAAGTTAAGGTTAATGACCTGCACAAATATTACGGCAAGAATAAAGTCTTGAAGGGTATCGACCTGGAGATTAAAGACGGTGAGGTCGTCTGCATGATTGGACCCTCAGGCTCTGGCAAGAGTACATTCCTCCGCTGTTTAAACCGGTTGGAGGATCCAACAAGTGGCCAAATTGTAATTGATGGCTATGACATCAGCGATAAGAAGACCAACATCGACAAGGTTCGCCAGAACATCGGTATGGTGTTCCAGCACTTCAATCTTTTCCCCCACCTGACGGTCCTACAAAACATCATGTTGGCTCCCGTTGACCTGAAGAAGGACACGAAGGAAGAGGCTCGAACAAAGGCGTTTAAGTACCTCGAAATTGTCGACTTAGCTGATAAGGCGGATGCAAAACCAGCCTCACTCTCTGGTGGGCAGAAGCAACGGGTGGCCATCGCCAGAGCACTGGCGATGCAACCAGACATCATGCTCTTCGACGAACCAACGAGTGCTCTCGACCCAGAAATGGTTGGTGACGTACTTGATGTCATGAAGCGACTAGCCGCCGACGGAATGACGATGGTCGTCGTCACCCACGAGATGGGCTTTGCCAAGCAAGTTGCCGATCGCGTCGTCTTCTTCGAAGATGGCGTCATCAAGGAAGACGGCAATCCAGAGCAAATTTTCGACCATCCACAGGCACCGGAGACCAAACGTTTCTTGGATAAAGTCTTAAATATCTAA
- a CDS encoding ABC transporter substrate-binding protein/permease: protein MRKTNRFWQTLALFTAIVSFGLFTQQNPKVFAKTLTVGTSNTFEPYEIEDKNGGYEDGNNGFEMDLFKEIMQNTGMKYDIKIMSFNAQIQSVQSGQLDLMINGMSVTEERKEKFDFTDSFYDAGAALAVNKKSKINSLKDLKGKNIGVKVGTTGAEYAQSINKKYGFKIKYFNESNPMWQDVENGGIDGSIDEEVVLRYGIRNGLDLKIVTKPADTMPIAIAVKKGHNQEFLKKFNAELAKMKESGRLQEIIDQYLGDNANIKTDTASERTIFGLIKKNGPLLGNAILETLKISIIGILTATIFGVLLGVLGIQRGKILPGIASTIIYLFRGLPMMVLAFFIYIGLPDVIGQKIPLGVAAIITLTLNEGSYIGAFVKGGFQSVDIGQWEASRSLGLSYQRTLWKVIAPQGIKFMIPSFLNQFIITVKDTSILSAIGLMELTQTGSVIIAKNMEGFNVWAIIAVIYLIIITSLTWLSKLVERKIR from the coding sequence ATGCGCAAAACTAACCGATTTTGGCAAACACTAGCACTTTTTACTGCAATAGTTTCATTTGGGTTGTTCACCCAGCAGAACCCGAAAGTCTTTGCCAAAACATTGACGGTCGGCACTAGCAACACGTTTGAGCCCTACGAAATTGAGGATAAAAACGGTGGCTATGAGGACGGTAACAATGGTTTCGAAATGGATCTTTTCAAAGAAATCATGCAGAACACCGGCATGAAATACGATATTAAAATCATGAGTTTTAACGCTCAAATCCAATCAGTTCAATCTGGACAGTTGGATTTGATGATTAACGGCATGAGCGTGACCGAGGAACGTAAGGAAAAGTTTGACTTCACTGACTCGTTTTACGATGCTGGCGCCGCCCTCGCCGTTAACAAGAAGAGTAAGATTAACTCTCTTAAAGATTTGAAGGGTAAGAACATCGGTGTCAAGGTTGGTACAACCGGTGCTGAATACGCCCAATCAATCAACAAGAAATACGGCTTTAAAATCAAGTATTTCAACGAGTCGAATCCAATGTGGCAGGACGTGGAGAACGGCGGTATTGACGGTTCAATTGATGAGGAAGTCGTCCTCCGTTATGGCATCAGAAACGGCCTTGATTTAAAGATTGTGACGAAGCCAGCCGATACGATGCCCATTGCGATTGCGGTCAAGAAGGGCCACAATCAGGAGTTTCTCAAGAAATTCAATGCCGAGCTGGCGAAGATGAAGGAATCTGGTCGACTACAGGAGATTATCGACCAATATTTAGGCGATAACGCAAACATCAAGACAGATACGGCATCCGAAAGAACAATCTTCGGGCTCATCAAGAAGAACGGGCCCCTGCTCGGTAATGCCATTCTGGAGACGTTGAAAATCTCGATTATCGGTATATTGACCGCCACAATCTTCGGCGTCTTACTTGGTGTTCTGGGCATTCAGCGAGGCAAGATTCTACCAGGAATCGCTAGCACAATCATCTACCTCTTCCGGGGGCTACCAATGATGGTCCTCGCGTTCTTCATCTATATTGGTCTGCCTGACGTCATCGGGCAGAAAATCCCGTTGGGCGTTGCTGCAATTATCACACTCACGCTGAATGAGGGCTCATACATCGGTGCCTTCGTTAAGGGCGGTTTCCAGTCGGTAGACATCGGACAATGGGAGGCCTCACGGAGCCTCGGTTTGTCCTATCAAAGAACACTTTGGAAAGTAATTGCACCACAGGGCATCAAGTTCATGATTCCATCGTTCTTGAACCAATTTATTATTACAGTTAAAGATACCTCCATCCTCTCGGCTATTGGCCTGATGGAGTTAACGCAAACGGGTTCGGTGATTATCGCCAAAAACATGGAAGGTTTCAATGTCTGGGCAATCATTGCCGTTATTTACCTAATTATCATCACTAGTTTGACCTGGCTCTCGAAGCTGGTTGAAAGGAAGATTCGCTAA
- a CDS encoding DeoR/GlpR family DNA-binding transcription regulator yields the protein MLTEKRKDLIVKHVNEHEMCRLSELAKLTNSSESTIRRDLEELENLGLVRRIHGGVRSVIKLDQDIKQQVRQSLNKAAKVKLGSYVAGKYIRSNDVVYLDAGTTVQEVINYLKPEQNLVIVTNGIDTAITATNQGLDTILIGGQIKNDTRAIVGASAIAQINALNFSVAVLGANGISEHAGITTPDLKEASLKEAVIDRAKTSIVVADESKIGIATFAKFADFADVQLVTNALTPTKRAILPNKLNLEVVHK from the coding sequence ATGCTAACAGAAAAACGAAAAGACCTCATCGTCAAGCACGTCAACGAGCATGAGATGTGCAGGCTCAGCGAACTTGCTAAATTGACGAATTCATCGGAATCAACCATTAGGCGTGATTTGGAAGAACTTGAAAATCTTGGATTGGTTCGCCGCATCCATGGTGGCGTGCGGTCCGTGATTAAACTCGATCAGGATATCAAACAGCAGGTACGCCAGAGTCTCAATAAGGCGGCGAAGGTGAAATTGGGCAGTTACGTTGCTGGAAAGTATATCCGTTCAAATGATGTTGTGTATCTCGATGCGGGTACGACGGTCCAGGAAGTGATTAACTACCTGAAGCCGGAGCAGAATCTGGTGATTGTGACGAACGGGATTGATACAGCAATTACCGCTACTAACCAGGGGTTAGATACGATTCTCATTGGCGGCCAAATCAAGAACGACACAAGGGCCATTGTTGGTGCTAGCGCCATCGCGCAGATTAATGCCCTGAATTTCTCAGTGGCGGTCTTGGGTGCAAACGGAATCTCTGAACACGCGGGAATTACTACACCCGACTTGAAGGAGGCCTCTTTGAAAGAGGCTGTAATTGACCGTGCTAAGACAAGCATCGTGGTGGCTGATGAGAGTAAGATTGGGATTGCTACGTTTGCCAAGTTTGCGGATTTTGCTGATGTTCAATTGGTGACCAACGCGCTCACACCAACCAAACGCGCAATTTTACCAAATAAATTAAACTTAGAGGTGGTGCACAAATGA
- the pfkB gene encoding 1-phosphofructokinase, with amino-acid sequence MIYTITVNPAIDYVIELTQLTLGEVNRTENYHFLAGGKGINVSQILNQLEQENTAWGFVGGFSGGELARQVAAKGITSDFVEIKDQTRINVKLKAGQETEINGAGPEISATEIEAFKTKLQNLQEGDTVVMSGSLTPSLPANFYQSLIPVIKERGAEFVVDTTGQALLDTLAYEPLVIKPNHHELAELFTTTFANDDELVVAARKLLDRGAQHVLISMAGAGGYLVTRDHVYHANAAKGTVVNSVGAGDSMVAGFVGTFARTKDPVESFKIGMACGGATTFTKDIANASQIAAIIPQIEVVEVS; translated from the coding sequence ATGATTTATACGATTACTGTCAATCCAGCGATTGATTATGTTATCGAGCTGACCCAACTGACGCTTGGTGAGGTTAACAGAACGGAGAATTATCATTTCTTGGCTGGTGGCAAGGGAATCAACGTCTCCCAAATTCTAAACCAGCTTGAGCAAGAGAATACCGCTTGGGGTTTCGTCGGTGGTTTCTCTGGTGGTGAACTAGCTCGGCAAGTTGCTGCCAAAGGGATTACGAGCGACTTTGTGGAGATTAAAGACCAAACCAGGATCAACGTGAAGCTAAAAGCGGGTCAGGAAACGGAGATTAATGGTGCCGGTCCTGAAATTTCGGCAACCGAAATTGAAGCATTTAAGACGAAGCTGCAGAATTTGCAGGAGGGGGACACCGTCGTCATGTCCGGTAGCCTGACGCCAAGTTTGCCTGCTAATTTCTATCAGAGTTTGATTCCGGTGATTAAAGAGCGGGGCGCAGAGTTCGTTGTGGACACAACAGGCCAGGCATTGCTTGACACACTAGCCTACGAACCACTAGTCATCAAGCCTAATCATCACGAGCTGGCGGAATTGTTCACAACAACTTTTGCCAACGATGATGAGCTGGTTGTAGCAGCACGAAAATTACTCGATCGGGGTGCACAGCATGTCTTGATTTCGATGGCTGGTGCCGGTGGCTATCTGGTAACACGGGACCATGTATACCATGCGAACGCGGCGAAAGGAACAGTGGTTAACTCGGTCGGTGCTGGCGATTCAATGGTTGCCGGTTTCGTCGGGACTTTTGCCAGGACGAAAGATCCGGTTGAGAGCTTCAAGATTGGGATGGCATGTGGTGGTGCCACAACCTTCACCAAGGACATCGCCAATGCGAGCCAAATCGCCGCTATTATTCCACAAATTGAGGTTGTAGAAGTTAGTTAA